The following proteins come from a genomic window of Candidatus Eisenbacteria bacterium:
- the rpsB gene encoding 30S ribosomal protein S2, which produces MAKIELKDLLDAGVHFGHQTSRWNPKMKPYIFIERNGIYILDMQKTLGCIEAARRVVEKVVRGGRSVLFVGTKRQAKDVIADEANRCSMYYVNERWFGGMLTNFQTIRKRADYYEDLIRMREEGKFSLFSKKEALHMEKRAQKLEKVLKGVVEMRGLPGLVFVVDTKKEHLAVKEANRLGIPVVGVVDTNSDPDLINYPIPGNDDAIRSIRLITRLVSDTVLEARQQVDKDRPGEAVGGDDSAEKAEAVAEAETES; this is translated from the coding sequence TTGGCCAAGATCGAACTGAAAGACCTGCTGGACGCTGGGGTGCATTTCGGCCATCAGACGAGCCGATGGAACCCCAAGATGAAGCCCTACATTTTCATCGAACGAAACGGCATTTACATCCTCGACATGCAGAAGACTCTCGGCTGCATCGAAGCGGCTCGCCGTGTCGTCGAGAAGGTCGTGCGGGGCGGCCGTTCCGTCCTCTTCGTCGGCACCAAGCGGCAGGCGAAGGACGTGATCGCCGACGAGGCGAACCGTTGCTCCATGTACTATGTGAACGAGCGCTGGTTCGGCGGCATGCTCACCAACTTCCAGACCATCCGGAAACGCGCCGACTACTACGAGGATCTGATCCGGATGCGTGAAGAGGGAAAGTTCAGCCTCTTTTCGAAGAAAGAGGCGCTTCACATGGAGAAGCGCGCCCAAAAACTCGAGAAGGTGCTGAAGGGCGTCGTGGAGATGCGCGGCCTACCCGGCCTCGTCTTCGTGGTGGACACCAAGAAGGAACACCTGGCGGTCAAGGAGGCGAATCGCCTCGGCATCCCGGTGGTGGGCGTGGTGGACACCAACTCCGACCCCGACCTCATCAATTATCCCATCCCAGGCAACGACGACGCCATCCGTTCGATCCGCCTGATTACGCGGCTCGTGTCGGACACGGTCTTGGAAGCCCGCCAGCAGGTCGACAAGGATCGGCCGGGCGAAGCGGTGGGCGGGGACGATTCCGCCGAAAAGGCGGAGGCGGTCGCCGAGGCCGAGACGGAGTCCTAG
- the tsf gene encoding translation elongation factor Ts: protein MEINAQQVKALRERTGAGMMDCKKALQECNGDSDKAVDWLRKHGVAAAAKREGREAKEGLVYAYIHPGNRVGVLIEVNCETDFVARNAEFQEMVKNVAMHIAAASPIAVRREEISEETTAKEKEIFQAQAEATGKPAAVIQKIIEGRLEKFFAEQVLLEQPYVKEPKLTVGDVVDEVRAKIGENIRVRRFVRFELGEA, encoded by the coding sequence ATGGAAATCAACGCGCAACAGGTAAAGGCCCTTCGCGAGAGGACCGGCGCGGGGATGATGGACTGCAAGAAGGCCCTTCAGGAGTGCAACGGAGACTCGGACAAGGCGGTCGATTGGCTTCGCAAGCACGGAGTCGCCGCCGCGGCCAAGCGGGAGGGACGTGAGGCCAAGGAAGGTCTCGTTTACGCCTACATCCACCCGGGCAATCGGGTGGGCGTTCTGATCGAAGTGAACTGCGAGACCGATTTCGTCGCCCGGAACGCCGAATTTCAGGAGATGGTGAAGAACGTGGCGATGCACATCGCCGCCGCCTCGCCGATCGCGGTGCGCCGCGAGGAGATCTCGGAAGAGACGACGGCGAAAGAGAAAGAGATCTTCCAGGCCCAGGCCGAGGCGACGGGCAAGCCCGCCGCGGTGATCCAGAAGATCATCGAAGGGAGGCTGGAGAAGTTTTTCGCCGAGCAGGTTCTTCTCGAACAACCCTACGTGAAGGAACCGAAACTGACCGTGGGGGACGTGGTCGACGAAGTGCGCGCCAAGATCGGCGAGAACATCCGTGTTCGGCGCTTCGTTCGTTTCGAGCTGGGCGAAGCGTAG
- a CDS encoding UMP kinase, with amino-acid sequence MSGQYRRVLLKLSGEFLSGPKEAGIDPETLSRVAGEIARVHDMSVQLGVVIGGGNLYRGLRGVAEGMDRVTADQMGMLATIINALALQDMLERRDVPTRVMTAVPLEGAAERFVRRRAIRHLEKDRVLLLAGGTGNPFFTTDTAAALRGAELGADVLLKATRVDGVFSADPEKDPGAEFIRTIGYKDVIGRGLGVMDSTAVALCMENRIPIVVFNMKEDNLVRVIRGEEVGTTVKEAI; translated from the coding sequence ATGAGCGGCCAATACCGGCGGGTGCTGCTCAAGTTATCCGGCGAGTTTCTCTCGGGACCGAAAGAGGCCGGCATCGACCCGGAAACGTTGAGCCGCGTGGCGGGCGAGATCGCTCGCGTGCACGACATGAGCGTACAACTCGGCGTGGTGATCGGCGGCGGCAACCTCTATCGCGGCCTCAGGGGCGTCGCCGAGGGGATGGACCGGGTGACGGCGGACCAGATGGGGATGCTCGCCACGATCATCAACGCCCTCGCGCTCCAAGACATGCTCGAAAGGCGGGACGTTCCCACCCGGGTCATGACCGCCGTCCCGCTCGAGGGAGCCGCGGAGCGTTTCGTGCGCCGCCGCGCGATCCGCCATCTCGAGAAAGACCGCGTTCTCCTTCTCGCCGGAGGAACCGGCAACCCCTTCTTCACCACCGACACCGCCGCCGCCCTCCGGGGCGCCGAACTCGGCGCGGACGTTCTGCTCAAGGCGACCCGGGTGGACGGCGTGTTCAGCGCCGACCCGGAAAAAGACCCCGGGGCGGAGTTCATTCGAACGATCGGCTACAAGGACGTGATCGGACGGGGCCTGGGCGTGATGGATTCCACCGCCGTGGCGCTCTGCATGGAGAACCGGATTCCGATCGTCGTCTTCAACATGAAGGAAGATAACCTCGTCCGCGTGATACGGGGAGAAGAGGTGGGCACCACCGTGAAGGAGGCGATCTGA